From a single Diachasmimorpha longicaudata isolate KC_UGA_2023 chromosome 15, iyDiaLong2, whole genome shotgun sequence genomic region:
- the LOC135169670 gene encoding kinesin-like protein Klp10A isoform X3 — protein sequence MGWFSKCVCGVKNAKSHPKKDKKDKKDSRTKSRTAGEIYVIKDKNNEESGGKYAEEERRQWIDNAEQQRLARVSGAERGTNDWSNRELSQTVDAKIPNNPSQATVNEGEFYDSLSDASPQGTLEKNTLKNNNVSSKSWNRSAGSSTIEDSTIPGSMVNGGCRISNDPWESGINRRGGRVDESTGAFVTLNNNLYNERRSGDVGKNTAADYFEMKGVNVKTAGLFGCGENGLRIDGNERDFRSGMNSCSFVIPFRGNEVPVKDCNSRKKKIQTMIPKPAASRDVPRADKDTIRPPDDGRVHSAIVSGVNWESRSVTVEWFEKGETKGKEVEMDAILALNPELTSKSMGPPQNNNMLSTTRSRDDDPDDLDNQEDGSLGRHGGQTTRNGLTSATLSHSTRPSIPVKAGSNRQISRQTGRPTNIIPPVTSVNGHDSVSGLTSRRELENIPPTPTAPTFSNVTSSSINKAKQIQTAQTQQIQPKQQQQQPQELQSNQSQVENGRGRRSNVVKEVERLKKNREERRQRQAELKEEKEALMNMDPGNPNWEFLAMIREYQNSIDFRPLRETDAVEDHQITVCVRKRPLNRKEANRKEVDVISVPSKDQMVVHEPKSKVDLTKYLENQLFRFDYAFDETCTNEIVYKYTAKPLVQTIFEGGMATCFAYGQTGSGKTHTMGGDFNGKTQDCKKGIYAMVAKDVFKYLKSPKYRGLNLVISASFFEIYSGKVFDLLADKEKLRVLEDGKQQVQIVGLTEKVVETCDEVLKLIQHGNSARTSGQTSANSNSSRSHAVFQIVVRSPGTHKIHGKFSLIDLAGNERGADTSSANRQTRMEGAEINKSLLALKECIRALGRKGAHLPFRASKLTQVLRDSFIGEKSRTCMIAMISPGMSSCEHSLNTLRYADRVKELAATDPTEMKASPTDDDRLFKIDEQANDTVLSDSDLAQLRSLNEGEISQDLYTFHEAVSALQLMEEEVLDTHKLVIDNATKFLNDAHGLFSATHQVDYDQEDASPNPPSKTFLEVIGTGSPDTSLINDYDEDLSRKCFITSLSVTRSPWKFESQSSSSSSEISIREMTKSTPRSRKKRANCTSLPARKAPEKGTPRTALKKNNSTPRRRWSLTTKKKSKYSWTGQFDRAKRSIYSRNASSFEKKMEICSLTRTPSPVDPGFIYGRDPETEARVFHLNTTRTIRRDSSCESEDFMEDDLKVGDDWENDNRHFCEVEDVPEAAEDFANLSDYGKVNVLRQRFGKIRRDIGWMNRGHSDIFTTNDLYINDDDDNDDNDELNPLNVPRYRPNDSDERPSFYRRARDFCFSFLVNVLMFAFLPVIYVTIFIYMHGDDE from the exons ATGGGGTGGTTCAGCAAGTGCGTCTGCGGCGTGAAGAATGCGAAGTCTCATCCCAAGAAGGACAAGAAGGACAAGAAGGACTCGAGGACGAAGTCCCGGACAGCCGGGGAGATATACGTGATTAAGGATAAAAATAACGAAGAGTCTGGAGGGAAATATGCAGAGGAAGAGAGACGCCAGTGGATCGACAATGCTGAGCAACAGCGATTAGCTAGAGTCAGTGGTGCAGAACGTGGAACGAACGATTGGTCAAATCGTGAATTATCACAGACAGTCGATGCCAAAATTCCGAATAATCCGTCGCAGGCGACGGTCAACGAGGGAGAGTTCTACGATTCACTATCGGATGCGAGCCCTCAGGGGACGTTGGAGAAAAATACCTTGAAGAATAACAACGTCAGTAGTAAGTCCTGGAATAGGTCGGCCGGCTCGTCAACTATCGAGGATTCAACGATACCGGGCTCGATGGTTAATGGAGGATGTCGAATTTCGAATGATCCGTGGGAGTCCGGGATCAACCGGAGAGGCGGTCGAGTGGATGAGAGCACTGGTGCATTCGTAacgttgaataataatttgtaCAACGAGAGGAGGAGTGGAGATGTCGGGAAAAATACGGCTGCGgattattttgaaatgaaGGGAGTCAATGTCAAGACAGCGGGGTTATTTGGCTGCGGAGAAAATGGTCTGAGGATAGACGGAAATGAACGGGACTTCCGGTCTGGAATGAATTCTTGCAGCTTTGTGATACCATTTCGGGGTAATGAGGTGCCGGTGAAGGATTGCAACAgtaggaaaaagaaaattcagacGATGATTCCGAAACCAGCAGCTTCGAGGGACGTACCAAGGGCTGATAAGGATACGATACGGCCACCTGATGATG GCCGTGTCCATTCGGCGATTGTCTCCGGCGTCAACTGGGAGTCGAGAAGTGTCACAGTAGAATGGTTCGAGAAAGGGGAAACCAAGGGGAAGGAG GTGGAGATGGACGCGATCCTGGCTCTGAACCCCGAGCTGACGTCGAAGAGTATGGGTCCTCCTCAAAACAACAACATGCTGTCTACCACAAGATCGAGG GATGATGATCCTGATGATCTGGATAACCAAGAGGATGGCTCGTTGGGACGTCACGGTGGACAGACCACCAGAAATGGCCTGACGTCGGCAACATTATCT CATTCTACGAGGCCGTCTATTCCAGTTAAAG CAGGTTCCAATCGTCAGATAAGCAGACAGACCGGAAGACCAACGAACATAATACCACCTGTCACCTCAGTGAATGGTCACGATTCAGTGTCAGGCTTGACGAGTCGTCGTGAATTAGAAAACATTCCCCCGACACCAACGGCACCGACATTCTCGAACGTCACTAGCTCGTCCATCAACAAAGCCAAGCAGATTCAGACAGCCCAGACACAGCAAATCCAACCcaagcagcagcagcagcagccgcAGGAGCTGCAGAGTAATCAGTCACAGGTGGAGAACGGCAGGGGAAGACGATCCAATGTTGTCAAGGAGGTCGAGAGACTCAAGAAAAATCGCGAGGAGAGGAGGCAACGACAGGCGGAACTTAAGGAGGAGAAAGAGGCGCTGATGAATATGGATCCTGGAAATCCCAACTGGGAGTTTCTAGCGATGATCAGGGAATACCAGAACAGCATAGACTTCAGGCCTCTCCGGGAAACAGATGCAGTTGAGGACCACCAGATAACAGTCTGCGTTCGGAAGAGACCACTGAATCGTAAGGAAGCAAATCGGAAGGAAGTAGATGTCATAAGTGTCCCGAGTAAGGATCAAATGGTGGTGCACGAACCAAAGTCAAAAGTCGATCTAACAAAATACTTGGAGAACCAATTATTCCGATTTGACTACGCATTCGATGAGACCTGCACAAATGAAATCGTCTACAAGTACACGGCCAAACCCTTGGTCCAGACAATCTTCGAGGGTGGTATGGCGACGTGTTTTGCCTACGGCCAGACAGGAAGTGGTAAGACCCACACAATGGGTGGTGATTTCAACGGCAAAACCCAGGACTGCAAGAAGGGAATTTacgctatggtcgccaaggaTGTCTTCAAGTATCTCAAGTCACCGAAGTACAGGGGACTTAACTTGGTGATATCAGCGAGCTTCTTCGAAATTTACTCTGGCAAAGTGTTTGATCTTCTCGCTGACAAGGAGAAACTCCGGGTCCTGGAGGATGGTAAACAGCAGGTGCAGATTGTTGGATTGACTGAGAAGGTTGTGGAGACTTGTGATGAAGTATTGAAGCTCATTCAGCATGGCAACAGTGCTAGGACCAGTGGACAAACTAGTGCTAATTCAAATTCATCTAGATCCCATGCAGTTTTTCAAATAGTCGTGAGAAGCCCGGGTACACacaaaattcatggaaaattttcactcattGATTTGGCTGGTAATGAGAGGGGTGCTGATACATCATCAGCCAACAGACAAACTCGAATGGAGGGTGCTGAGATCAACAAATCTCTCTTGGCCCTGAAGGAGTGCATTCGCGCACTGGGACGCAAGGGCGCCCACTTACCTTTCCGAGCTAGTAAGCTGACACAGGTACTCAGGGACAGTTTCATTGGTGAAAAATCAAGGACTTGCATGATTGCTATGATCAGTCCAGGGATGAGCTCCTGCGAGCACTCACTCAACACATTGAGATACGCTGATCGTGTCAAGGAGCTCGCAGCAACAGATCCAACAGAAATGAAGGCCTCACCTACTGATGATGATCGATTATTCAAGATCGACGAGCAGGCGAATGACACTGTGCTCTCCGACAGTGATTTAGCGCAGTTGAGGTCATTGAAT GAGGGTGAAATCTCCCAAGACCTATACACCTTCCATGAGGCAGTATCAGCGTTGCAGCTGATGGAGGAGGAAGTCCTGGATACGCACAAACTCGTCATAGACAACGCGACGAAATTCCTCAATGATGCTCACGGTCTATTCAGCGCAACCCACCAAGTCGATTACGATCAAGAAG ATGCGAGCCCTAACCCTCCGAGCAAAACGTTCTTGGAAGTGATTGGGACCGGCTCACCAGACACATCTCTCATCAATGATTACGACGAGGATCTCAGCAGAAAGTGCTTTATAACGTCACTCTCCGTCACAAGATCCCCGTGGAAATTTGAAAGTCAGAGCAGCTCTAGCTCAAGTGAAATATCCATTCGAGAAATGACGAAATCGACTCCAAGATCGAGGAAGAAGCGAGCCAATTGTACGTCACTACCAGCCAGGAAGGCACCAGAAAAGGGAACTCCACGTACAGCCCTGAAGAAGAACAACTCGACTCCCAGGAGACGTTGGTCACTTACGACTAAGAAAAAAAGCAAGTACAGTTGGACTGGGCAGTTTGATCGTGCAAAACGCTCGATATACTCGCGGAATGCCTCGtccttcgaaaaaaaaatggagatttgCTCGCTGACAAGGACCCCCAGCCCTGTGGATCCTGGATTTATTTACGGACGAGATCCAGAGACCGAGGCGAgggtttttcatttaaatacaACGAGGACAATTCGTCGCGATTCTAGCTGTGAGTCAGAGGATTTTATGGAGGATGATCTAAAGGTTGGAGACGATTGGGAAAATGATAATCGTCATTTCTGTGAGGTTGAGGATGTCCCTGAGGCTGCTGAGGACTTCGCCAACCTGAGTGATTATGGAAAAGTCAACGTCCTCAGGCAGAGATTCGGAAAAATCAGGCGTGATATTGGGTGGATGAATAGAGGGCATTCGGATATTTTTACGACTAATGATTTGTAtattaatgatgatgatgataatgatgacAATGATGAGTTGAACCCACTGAACGTACCTCGTTATCGTCCTAACGACAGTGACGAGAGGCCCTCATTTTATCGAAGAGCTagagatttttgtttttcatttttagtcAATGTTCTGATGTTTGCATTTCTACCAGTGATATATGtcaccatttttatttacatgcATGGTGATGATGAGTAG
- the LOC135169670 gene encoding kinesin-like protein KIF2A isoform X7 → MTMDHGMCNIETGTSINIKRTDGRVHSAIVSGVNWESRSVTVEWFEKGETKGKEVEMDAILALNPELTSKSMGPPQNNNMLSTTRSRDSSGEEDDDPDDLDNQEDGSLGRHGGQTTRNGLTSATLSHSTRPSIPVKAGSNRQISRQTGRPTNIIPPVTSVNGHDSVSGLTSRRELENIPPTPTAPTFSNVTSSSINKAKQIQTAQTQQIQPKQQQQQPQELQSNQSQVENGRGRRSNVVKEVERLKKNREERRQRQAELKEEKEALMNMDPGNPNWEFLAMIREYQNSIDFRPLRETDAVEDHQITVCVRKRPLNRKEANRKEVDVISVPSKDQMVVHEPKSKVDLTKYLENQLFRFDYAFDETCTNEIVYKYTAKPLVQTIFEGGMATCFAYGQTGSGKTHTMGGDFNGKTQDCKKGIYAMVAKDVFKYLKSPKYRGLNLVISASFFEIYSGKVFDLLADKEKLRVLEDGKQQVQIVGLTEKVVETCDEVLKLIQHGNSARTSGQTSANSNSSRSHAVFQIVVRSPGTHKIHGKFSLIDLAGNERGADTSSANRQTRMEGAEINKSLLALKECIRALGRKGAHLPFRASKLTQVLRDSFIGEKSRTCMIAMISPGMSSCEHSLNTLRYADRVKELAATDPTEMKASPTDDDRLFKIDEQANDTVLSDSDLAQLRSLNEGEISQDLYTFHEAVSALQLMEEEVLDTHKLVIDNATKFLNDAHGLFSATHQVDYDQEDASPNPPSKTFLEVIGTGSPDTSLINDYDEDLSRKCFITSLSVTRSPWKFESQSSSSSSEISIREMTKSTPRSRKKRANCTSLPARKAPEKGTPRTALKKNNSTPRRRWSLTTKKKSKYSWTGQFDRAKRSIYSRNASSFEKKMEICSLTRTPSPVDPGFIYGRDPETEARVFHLNTTRTIRRDSSCESEDFMEDDLKVGDDWENDNRHFCEVEDVPEAAEDFANLSDYGKVNVLRQRFGKIRRDIGWMNRGHSDIFTTNDLYINDDDDNDDNDELNPLNVPRYRPNDSDERPSFYRRARDFCFSFLVNVLMFAFLPVIYVTIFIYMHGDDE, encoded by the exons GCCGTGTCCATTCGGCGATTGTCTCCGGCGTCAACTGGGAGTCGAGAAGTGTCACAGTAGAATGGTTCGAGAAAGGGGAAACCAAGGGGAAGGAG GTGGAGATGGACGCGATCCTGGCTCTGAACCCCGAGCTGACGTCGAAGAGTATGGGTCCTCCTCAAAACAACAACATGCTGTCTACCACAAGATCGAGG GATTCTTCCGGTGAGGAGGATGATGATCCTGATGATCTGGATAACCAAGAGGATGGCTCGTTGGGACGTCACGGTGGACAGACCACCAGAAATGGCCTGACGTCGGCAACATTATCT CATTCTACGAGGCCGTCTATTCCAGTTAAAG CAGGTTCCAATCGTCAGATAAGCAGACAGACCGGAAGACCAACGAACATAATACCACCTGTCACCTCAGTGAATGGTCACGATTCAGTGTCAGGCTTGACGAGTCGTCGTGAATTAGAAAACATTCCCCCGACACCAACGGCACCGACATTCTCGAACGTCACTAGCTCGTCCATCAACAAAGCCAAGCAGATTCAGACAGCCCAGACACAGCAAATCCAACCcaagcagcagcagcagcagccgcAGGAGCTGCAGAGTAATCAGTCACAGGTGGAGAACGGCAGGGGAAGACGATCCAATGTTGTCAAGGAGGTCGAGAGACTCAAGAAAAATCGCGAGGAGAGGAGGCAACGACAGGCGGAACTTAAGGAGGAGAAAGAGGCGCTGATGAATATGGATCCTGGAAATCCCAACTGGGAGTTTCTAGCGATGATCAGGGAATACCAGAACAGCATAGACTTCAGGCCTCTCCGGGAAACAGATGCAGTTGAGGACCACCAGATAACAGTCTGCGTTCGGAAGAGACCACTGAATCGTAAGGAAGCAAATCGGAAGGAAGTAGATGTCATAAGTGTCCCGAGTAAGGATCAAATGGTGGTGCACGAACCAAAGTCAAAAGTCGATCTAACAAAATACTTGGAGAACCAATTATTCCGATTTGACTACGCATTCGATGAGACCTGCACAAATGAAATCGTCTACAAGTACACGGCCAAACCCTTGGTCCAGACAATCTTCGAGGGTGGTATGGCGACGTGTTTTGCCTACGGCCAGACAGGAAGTGGTAAGACCCACACAATGGGTGGTGATTTCAACGGCAAAACCCAGGACTGCAAGAAGGGAATTTacgctatggtcgccaaggaTGTCTTCAAGTATCTCAAGTCACCGAAGTACAGGGGACTTAACTTGGTGATATCAGCGAGCTTCTTCGAAATTTACTCTGGCAAAGTGTTTGATCTTCTCGCTGACAAGGAGAAACTCCGGGTCCTGGAGGATGGTAAACAGCAGGTGCAGATTGTTGGATTGACTGAGAAGGTTGTGGAGACTTGTGATGAAGTATTGAAGCTCATTCAGCATGGCAACAGTGCTAGGACCAGTGGACAAACTAGTGCTAATTCAAATTCATCTAGATCCCATGCAGTTTTTCAAATAGTCGTGAGAAGCCCGGGTACACacaaaattcatggaaaattttcactcattGATTTGGCTGGTAATGAGAGGGGTGCTGATACATCATCAGCCAACAGACAAACTCGAATGGAGGGTGCTGAGATCAACAAATCTCTCTTGGCCCTGAAGGAGTGCATTCGCGCACTGGGACGCAAGGGCGCCCACTTACCTTTCCGAGCTAGTAAGCTGACACAGGTACTCAGGGACAGTTTCATTGGTGAAAAATCAAGGACTTGCATGATTGCTATGATCAGTCCAGGGATGAGCTCCTGCGAGCACTCACTCAACACATTGAGATACGCTGATCGTGTCAAGGAGCTCGCAGCAACAGATCCAACAGAAATGAAGGCCTCACCTACTGATGATGATCGATTATTCAAGATCGACGAGCAGGCGAATGACACTGTGCTCTCCGACAGTGATTTAGCGCAGTTGAGGTCATTGAAT GAGGGTGAAATCTCCCAAGACCTATACACCTTCCATGAGGCAGTATCAGCGTTGCAGCTGATGGAGGAGGAAGTCCTGGATACGCACAAACTCGTCATAGACAACGCGACGAAATTCCTCAATGATGCTCACGGTCTATTCAGCGCAACCCACCAAGTCGATTACGATCAAGAAG ATGCGAGCCCTAACCCTCCGAGCAAAACGTTCTTGGAAGTGATTGGGACCGGCTCACCAGACACATCTCTCATCAATGATTACGACGAGGATCTCAGCAGAAAGTGCTTTATAACGTCACTCTCCGTCACAAGATCCCCGTGGAAATTTGAAAGTCAGAGCAGCTCTAGCTCAAGTGAAATATCCATTCGAGAAATGACGAAATCGACTCCAAGATCGAGGAAGAAGCGAGCCAATTGTACGTCACTACCAGCCAGGAAGGCACCAGAAAAGGGAACTCCACGTACAGCCCTGAAGAAGAACAACTCGACTCCCAGGAGACGTTGGTCACTTACGACTAAGAAAAAAAGCAAGTACAGTTGGACTGGGCAGTTTGATCGTGCAAAACGCTCGATATACTCGCGGAATGCCTCGtccttcgaaaaaaaaatggagatttgCTCGCTGACAAGGACCCCCAGCCCTGTGGATCCTGGATTTATTTACGGACGAGATCCAGAGACCGAGGCGAgggtttttcatttaaatacaACGAGGACAATTCGTCGCGATTCTAGCTGTGAGTCAGAGGATTTTATGGAGGATGATCTAAAGGTTGGAGACGATTGGGAAAATGATAATCGTCATTTCTGTGAGGTTGAGGATGTCCCTGAGGCTGCTGAGGACTTCGCCAACCTGAGTGATTATGGAAAAGTCAACGTCCTCAGGCAGAGATTCGGAAAAATCAGGCGTGATATTGGGTGGATGAATAGAGGGCATTCGGATATTTTTACGACTAATGATTTGTAtattaatgatgatgatgataatgatgacAATGATGAGTTGAACCCACTGAACGTACCTCGTTATCGTCCTAACGACAGTGACGAGAGGCCCTCATTTTATCGAAGAGCTagagatttttgtttttcatttttagtcAATGTTCTGATGTTTGCATTTCTACCAGTGATATATGtcaccatttttatttacatgcATGGTGATGATGAGTAG